One window of Sinorhizobium numidicum genomic DNA carries:
- the ftsZ gene encoding cell division protein FtsZ: MTINLQKPDITELKPRITVFGVGGGGGNAVNNMITAGLQGVDFVVANTDAQALTMTKAERIIQMGVAVTEGLGAGSQPEVGRAAAEECIDEIIDHLNGTHMCFVTAGMGGGTGTGAAPIVAQAARNKGILTVGVVTKPFHFEGQRRMRLADQGITELQKSVDTLIVIPNQNLFRIANDKTTFADAFAMADQVLYSGVACITDLMVKEGLINLDFADVRSVMREMGRAMMGTGEASGEGRAMAAAEAAIANPLLDETSMKGAQGLLISITGGRDLTLFEVDEAATRIREEVDPDANIILGATFDEELEGLIRVSVVATGIDRTAAEVAGRSADFRPVAPKPIVRPSAAVPAQPQQTVSHQQPAPVQQPVHQPVQQPVQQQNTVDQIALAIREAEMERELDIATRAQVAAPAQPMQEEAFRPQSRLFAGAAPVEAAPVMRQPQPVQRPVEMPVQAQVQPQFQPQVQPQQVRQEPAPVARQHVEPVRMPKVEDFPPVVKAEMDHRANPAPAHQEERGPMGLLKRITNSLSRRDDDDHGVSADMTAAAPSAASQQRRPLSPEASLYAPRRGQLDDHGRVSPQARSHEDDQLEIPAFLRRQSN, translated from the coding sequence ATGACCATCAACTTGCAAAAGCCGGATATTACCGAGCTGAAGCCCCGCATCACGGTCTTCGGCGTCGGCGGCGGCGGCGGCAACGCTGTCAACAACATGATCACCGCAGGGCTCCAGGGCGTGGATTTCGTCGTCGCCAATACGGATGCGCAGGCGCTGACCATGACCAAGGCCGAACGGATCATCCAGATGGGTGTCGCCGTCACCGAAGGTCTCGGCGCCGGCTCGCAGCCTGAAGTCGGCCGCGCGGCGGCCGAAGAATGCATCGATGAGATCATCGACCACCTGAACGGCACGCATATGTGCTTCGTCACCGCCGGCATGGGCGGCGGCACCGGCACCGGTGCGGCCCCGATCGTCGCGCAGGCAGCCCGCAACAAGGGCATCCTGACGGTCGGCGTCGTCACCAAGCCCTTCCACTTCGAGGGCCAGCGCCGCATGCGCCTCGCCGACCAGGGCATCACCGAGCTGCAGAAGTCGGTCGACACCCTGATCGTCATCCCGAACCAGAACCTCTTCCGCATCGCCAATGACAAGACGACCTTCGCGGATGCCTTCGCCATGGCCGACCAGGTGCTCTATTCGGGTGTCGCCTGCATCACCGACCTCATGGTCAAGGAAGGCCTCATCAACCTCGACTTCGCCGACGTTCGCTCGGTGATGCGTGAAATGGGCCGCGCCATGATGGGTACGGGCGAAGCCTCCGGCGAGGGCCGCGCGATGGCCGCCGCCGAAGCCGCGATCGCCAACCCGCTGCTCGACGAAACGTCGATGAAGGGCGCTCAAGGCCTGCTGATCTCGATCACCGGCGGCCGCGACCTCACCCTCTTCGAGGTCGACGAAGCTGCAACGCGCATCCGCGAGGAAGTGGATCCGGACGCGAACATCATTCTCGGCGCCACCTTCGACGAAGAGCTTGAAGGCCTGATTCGCGTTTCCGTGGTTGCGACCGGGATCGATCGTACGGCCGCGGAGGTGGCGGGTCGTTCCGCCGACTTTCGTCCGGTAGCGCCGAAGCCGATCGTCCGCCCGTCCGCCGCAGTCCCGGCCCAGCCGCAGCAGACCGTCTCGCACCAGCAGCCGGCTCCTGTTCAGCAGCCGGTCCACCAGCCGGTGCAGCAGCCTGTGCAGCAGCAGAACACGGTAGACCAGATCGCGCTCGCAATCCGCGAAGCGGAGATGGAACGCGAACTCGACATCGCCACCCGCGCCCAAGTCGCCGCGCCCGCCCAGCCGATGCAAGAAGAGGCGTTTCGTCCGCAGAGCAGGCTCTTTGCCGGGGCCGCTCCGGTGGAAGCCGCTCCTGTAATGCGCCAGCCCCAGCCGGTGCAGCGCCCGGTCGAGATGCCGGTACAGGCACAGGTGCAGCCGCAATTCCAGCCACAAGTCCAGCCGCAGCAGGTCCGTCAGGAGCCCGCTCCGGTCGCGCGTCAGCACGTCGAACCGGTACGCATGCCGAAGGTCGAAGACTTTCCGCCGGTCGTAAAGGCAGAGATGGACCATCGCGCCAACCCGGCTCCGGCCCATCAGGAAGAGCGCGGACCGATGGGGCTCCTGAAGCGAATCACCAATTCGCTTTCCCGTCGCGACGATGACGACCACGGCGTCTCTGCAGACATGACGGCAGCGGCACCGAGCGCCGCTTCCCAGCAGCGCCGCCCGCTTTCGCCGGAAGCGAGCCTTTATGCTCCGCGTCGGGGCCAACTCGATGACCACGGTCGCGTCTCGCCGCAGGCGCGCTCGCACGAAGATGATCAGCTCGAAATCCCGGCGTTCCTGCGCCGTCAATCGAACTGA